In Flavobacterium sp. N3904, one DNA window encodes the following:
- a CDS encoding sterol desaturase family protein, protein MEEYGKILVFVMPIFLILIIIEKIYGHYKGEDTSPTMDSVSSVSSGMVNSVKDVLGISITLITYDWFENKFAIFHLEPTILAYIIGFIVIDFYGYWSHRLSHQINFLWNKHAIHHSSEEFNLACALRQTVSSFVNLFTFLLIPAALLGVPPKVIAIILPIHLFLQFWYHTKHIKKMGFLEQILVTPSHHRVHHAINPIYMDKNHSQIFIIWDKIFGTFQEELDSVPPVFGITRPAQTWNPIRINFQHLWLLITDAWRAEKWKDKLTIWFKPTGWRPENFEEKYPVNKITDVYGFEKYGTQHSNKLMFWALFQAVITLLLITYLYNSIAEIGLPNVFIYGAFVFLTVYSYTELMDTRKISLFWEGLRFFFGIGIVAYLGDWFGMNRLFPFASYIIIGYLALSLIVTIYFVNTNFDKEKPVLATS, encoded by the coding sequence ATGGAGGAATATGGTAAAATTTTAGTTTTTGTTATGCCCATTTTTTTAATACTAATTATAATCGAAAAGATATATGGGCATTATAAAGGAGAAGACACGTCACCTACTATGGATTCTGTTTCGAGTGTAAGCTCCGGAATGGTTAATTCCGTAAAAGATGTTCTGGGAATAAGCATTACACTAATCACTTATGATTGGTTCGAAAACAAGTTTGCTATTTTCCACTTGGAACCAACAATTTTAGCCTATATTATAGGATTTATAGTTATTGATTTTTATGGTTATTGGAGCCATCGGTTGTCACACCAAATCAATTTTTTATGGAATAAGCACGCTATACACCATAGCAGCGAAGAATTTAATCTTGCTTGTGCTTTGCGCCAAACCGTTTCTAGTTTTGTCAATCTTTTTACTTTTTTATTAATTCCAGCAGCTCTTTTGGGCGTACCGCCAAAAGTAATTGCCATTATACTTCCTATTCATTTGTTTTTACAATTTTGGTATCATACAAAGCATATCAAAAAAATGGGGTTTCTGGAACAAATATTGGTAACTCCATCACACCACCGTGTCCATCATGCTATCAATCCCATTTATATGGACAAAAATCATTCGCAAATTTTTATTATTTGGGACAAAATTTTCGGAACTTTTCAAGAAGAATTAGATAGCGTTCCTCCTGTTTTTGGTATTACGAGACCAGCTCAAACTTGGAATCCCATACGTATCAATTTTCAGCACCTTTGGTTACTGATTACCGATGCTTGGCGGGCCGAAAAGTGGAAAGACAAACTTACTATTTGGTTCAAACCCACTGGTTGGCGTCCCGAAAATTTTGAAGAAAAATATCCTGTAAACAAAATTACAGATGTTTATGGGTTCGAAAAGTATGGCACTCAGCATTCCAATAAATTGATGTTTTGGGCATTATTTCAAGCCGTAATTACATTGTTGTTGATTACTTATCTGTATAATTCCATAGCCGAAATCGGCTTGCCAAATGTGTTTATTTATGGTGCGTTTGTATTTCTTACCGTTTATAGCTACACCGAGTTGATGGATACCCGAAAGATTTCATTGTTTTGGGAAGGACTTAGGTTCTTTTTCGGAATAGGAATTGTTGCTTATTTGGGAGACTGGTTCGGGATGAATCGCCTTTTCCCTTTTGCCAGTTACATTATAATAGGGTATTTGGCTCTATCGTTAATAGTTACGATTTATTTTGTAAACACCAATTTTGATAAAGAAAAACCCGTTCTAGCAACTTCTTAA
- a CDS encoding ATP-dependent Clp protease adaptor ClpS: MSTKEKIRERVSVEEITSINNEIIVYNDDVNTFDHVIDTLIRVCGHTSIQAEQCSLIVHYNGKCTVKTGEYDKLKIQCTRLLDAGLTAEII, translated from the coding sequence ATGAGTACAAAAGAAAAAATAAGAGAAAGAGTTAGTGTAGAAGAAATAACTTCTATCAATAACGAAATTATAGTATACAATGACGATGTAAATACTTTTGATCATGTTATAGACACCTTAATCAGAGTTTGTGGACACACCTCTATTCAGGCAGAACAATGTTCTTTAATCGTACATTACAATGGAAAATGCACTGTAAAAACAGGCGAATATGATAAGTTAAAAATACAATGCACCAGATTATTAGATGCTGGTTTAACCGCAGAAATAATCTAA
- the prmA gene encoding 50S ribosomal protein L11 methyltransferase gives MSNIYIGYHFTIEPKELGSEILIAELGEKAFESFTETETGISAFVQKDLWDETILEGIQILQSEEFKIDYTFEEIEQVNWNEEWEKNFEPIDVEGNCHVRAPFHPKTDAEYDIVIEPKMSFGTGHHETTHMMIQHLLEMNVTGLKTLDMGCGTAILAILAEMKGAQPIDAIDIDNWCYLNSIENAERNNCKHITVYEGDAALLKDKKYDLIIANINRNILLNDMQSYVDCLNPKGTILFSGFYEEDIPYIDASCTGKGLTYVKKFQRNNWVSLKYVN, from the coding sequence ATGTCAAATATATACATCGGATATCATTTTACCATCGAACCAAAAGAACTTGGATCAGAAATACTAATTGCAGAATTGGGCGAAAAAGCCTTCGAAAGCTTTACTGAGACCGAAACAGGTATTTCTGCCTTTGTTCAAAAAGACCTTTGGGATGAAACTATATTGGAAGGCATTCAGATATTACAATCAGAAGAATTCAAAATCGATTATACTTTTGAAGAAATTGAACAAGTAAACTGGAACGAAGAATGGGAAAAGAACTTTGAACCCATTGATGTAGAAGGAAATTGTCATGTACGCGCACCATTTCATCCAAAAACAGATGCTGAATATGACATTGTGATTGAGCCAAAAATGAGTTTTGGGACAGGACATCACGAAACGACACACATGATGATTCAACATTTATTAGAAATGAATGTTACTGGATTGAAAACATTGGATATGGGTTGCGGAACAGCAATTCTTGCAATACTTGCCGAAATGAAAGGCGCTCAACCCATTGATGCTATTGATATTGACAATTGGTGTTACCTGAATTCTATAGAAAATGCCGAACGCAATAACTGCAAACACATCACTGTTTATGAAGGAGATGCTGCTTTGTTAAAAGACAAAAAATACGATTTAATCATTGCCAACATCAATAGAAACATTTTATTGAATGATATGCAAAGTTATGTCGATTGCTTAAATCCAAAAGGAACAATATTATTTAGTGGTTTTTATGAAGAAGACATCCCTTATATTGATGCATCTTGCACCGGTAAAGGACTAACATATGTTAAAAAATTTCAAAGAAACAACTGGGTATCATTAAAATACGTAAATTAG
- a CDS encoding tetratricopeptide repeat protein, with amino-acid sequence MKKVFIYTVATLFSVFLGQAQDIKQAKIAIDAEQYEKAKNILETISTAKPSDGYAKFLLGNVCLLQGDYSAAKKHFDEGIKCSTKGNFTYIGLGYIALDKGDKAEAEKDFALATQNSGKKDLEETVYIGKAYTYSDHPDYKKAIEILSNSRLVDPANTTVLLALGDAYKFNKKQNNAYECYREAFRLDNTLLRAKMGLGTLIKNAHNFPVAKTSFDEVIALNPNYGPVYRELAETEYLWAMNDAGKYDMHISKGLGYYEKYMSLTDYSLESRMRHADFLILAKDYKALEAEANEMSKLDKVNPRIYRYLGYSAYYNNNFDTAISSLTTFVSNPSNRVIARDYYYIGAAKLSKALNATPIDNLEVDNAILDFKKAFEMSPAIASELPEFAKKLYDKKLYIQAATIYEIAIANPETKSFLMDNFYFASSVYWACNGIENLSPQQIEQLKKADVALDTVIAASPSTQDAYLFKARIQVLLKNDILVTKNYEDFIATANKKDAAELSTKGMKAKLMEAYNNLGVIYSNTDKVKAKDSFTKTLGIDPANQYAIDQLKSLK; translated from the coding sequence ATGAAAAAAGTTTTTATTTATACCGTCGCAACACTATTTTCTGTTTTTTTGGGGCAAGCGCAGGATATAAAACAAGCAAAAATTGCTATTGATGCCGAACAATATGAAAAAGCAAAAAATATTTTAGAAACCATTTCAACCGCTAAGCCTTCTGATGGCTATGCCAAATTTCTTTTGGGAAATGTTTGTCTGCTACAAGGAGATTATTCAGCGGCCAAAAAGCATTTTGACGAAGGAATTAAATGCTCAACCAAAGGAAATTTTACCTACATTGGATTGGGATACATTGCATTAGATAAAGGAGATAAAGCTGAAGCGGAAAAGGATTTTGCATTGGCCACTCAAAATAGCGGTAAAAAAGATTTGGAAGAAACCGTATATATTGGCAAAGCCTATACTTATTCAGATCACCCAGATTATAAAAAAGCAATTGAGATTTTAAGTAATTCCAGATTGGTTGATCCTGCGAATACAACAGTGTTGTTGGCTTTGGGTGATGCTTATAAATTCAATAAAAAGCAAAACAATGCTTATGAATGTTATCGTGAAGCCTTCCGATTAGACAATACATTGCTAAGAGCAAAAATGGGATTGGGAACTTTAATTAAAAATGCACACAATTTTCCTGTGGCCAAAACTTCATTTGATGAAGTAATTGCTCTAAATCCTAATTATGGTCCAGTTTATCGTGAATTGGCTGAAACCGAATATTTATGGGCTATGAATGATGCAGGAAAATATGATATGCATATTTCAAAGGGGTTGGGATATTATGAGAAATACATGAGTTTAACTGATTATTCGTTGGAATCCCGTATGCGCCACGCCGATTTTCTAATTTTAGCAAAAGACTACAAAGCACTTGAAGCGGAGGCGAACGAAATGAGTAAATTGGATAAAGTAAATCCAAGAATTTATCGTTATTTAGGGTATTCGGCATATTATAACAACAATTTTGACACCGCTATATCTTCGCTAACTACTTTTGTTTCAAATCCGTCCAATAGAGTTATTGCCAGAGATTATTACTATATAGGTGCCGCAAAATTAAGCAAAGCATTGAATGCAACTCCTATTGATAATTTAGAAGTAGATAATGCTATTTTGGATTTTAAAAAAGCATTTGAAATGAGTCCTGCAATTGCAAGTGAACTTCCTGAATTTGCAAAAAAATTGTATGATAAGAAATTATACATTCAAGCGGCTACTATTTATGAAATCGCAATTGCAAACCCAGAAACAAAATCATTTTTGATGGATAATTTCTATTTTGCCTCTTCAGTATATTGGGCTTGTAATGGTATTGAAAATTTAAGTCCACAACAAATCGAGCAATTGAAAAAAGCGGATGTGGCCTTAGATACTGTTATTGCAGCCTCTCCATCAACTCAGGATGCTTACCTTTTTAAAGCTAGAATTCAAGTATTGCTCAAAAACGATATATTAGTAACCAAAAATTATGAAGATTTCATTGCAACAGCCAATAAGAAAGATGCAGCCGAATTATCTACAAAAGGTATGAAAGCCAAGTTAATGGAAGCCTACAATAATTTGGGTGTTATTTATTCAAATACTGATAAAGTAAAGGCAAAAGACAGTTTTACAAAAACACTAGGTATTGATCCCGCCAATCAATACGCGATTGATCAATTGAAGTCATTAAAATAA
- the tpiA gene encoding triose-phosphate isomerase, which translates to MRKKIVAGNWKMHKNAAQTKELLNELLSQIPAETSAEVIVAPTFVNLVSAVDNLTHSNIGVAAQNVHQAESGAFTGEISAEMLTSIGVKNVILGHSERRAIFHETDAIIASKVNTALKHDMTVIFCFGEELKDRQSGNHFNIVENQLKDGLFHIEAKDWEKIVLAYEPVWAIGTGETASPDQAQEMHAFIRETVRKAYGSDIAEDVSILYGGSVKPDNAKEIFSKPDVDGGLIGGAALNAKDFIAIVTSI; encoded by the coding sequence ATGAGAAAGAAGATTGTTGCAGGAAACTGGAAAATGCATAAAAATGCTGCACAAACAAAAGAATTATTAAACGAATTATTATCTCAAATCCCAGCAGAAACTTCTGCTGAAGTAATTGTTGCCCCTACGTTTGTAAACCTTGTATCAGCCGTAGATAATTTAACCCACTCAAACATAGGTGTTGCTGCGCAAAACGTTCACCAAGCCGAAAGCGGAGCCTTTACAGGTGAGATATCTGCTGAAATGCTAACAAGCATTGGTGTGAAAAATGTAATTCTGGGCCACTCAGAGCGTAGAGCTATTTTTCATGAAACAGATGCTATAATTGCAAGTAAAGTAAATACTGCTTTGAAACATGACATGACTGTTATTTTCTGTTTCGGCGAAGAATTAAAAGACCGTCAATCAGGAAATCATTTCAATATTGTTGAAAACCAATTGAAAGATGGTTTATTCCACATTGAAGCCAAAGATTGGGAAAAAATCGTTTTGGCTTATGAGCCAGTTTGGGCTATTGGTACAGGAGAAACTGCTTCTCCAGATCAAGCACAAGAAATGCATGCTTTTATCAGAGAAACTGTTCGTAAAGCTTACGGTAGTGATATTGCAGAAGATGTTTCAATTCTTTATGGTGGAAGTGTAAAACCTGATAATGCCAAAGAAATTTTCTCTAAACCAGATGTTGACGGAGGTCTTATTGGTGGAGCTGCTCTTAATGCAAAAGATTTTATTGCCATAGTAACTTCTATCTAA
- a CDS encoding TlpA family protein disulfide reductase: MKKIALLIIAFVTFSCTQAQKTEFSKKALSETLLATDGSQVSFKDILKAQKGKTTVIEVWASWCGDCVKAMPKIKELQANNPTVSYVFISMDKTADKWKEGIDKHQLNGLQYMANDGMKGAFGKAIDLDWIPRYIIIDKTGKIVLYRAIETDFDQINATLKQLQ; this comes from the coding sequence ATGAAAAAAATTGCTCTTTTAATTATTGCTTTTGTAACATTCTCATGTACACAGGCACAAAAAACGGAATTTTCTAAAAAAGCACTTTCCGAAACTTTATTAGCAACTGACGGAAGTCAGGTTTCCTTCAAAGATATTTTAAAAGCCCAAAAAGGCAAAACAACCGTAATTGAAGTTTGGGCTTCATGGTGCGGAGATTGTGTAAAAGCAATGCCTAAAATAAAAGAACTTCAAGCCAATAACCCAACAGTATCTTATGTTTTTATCTCTATGGACAAAACCGCTGATAAATGGAAAGAAGGCATCGATAAACACCAATTAAATGGTTTACAATACATGGCAAACGATGGTATGAAAGGTGCGTTTGGTAAAGCAATTGACTTAGATTGGATTCCGAGATACATCATTATAGACAAAACCGGAAAAATAGTTCTTTATCGTGCCATAGAAACCGACTTTGATCAAATTAATGCAACTTTGAAACAATTGCAATAG